Sequence from the Castanea sativa cultivar Marrone di Chiusa Pesio chromosome 12, ASM4071231v1 genome:
TTCTTTGTTTGATCAGTGGCTTTTGAGATTTTGATAAGTGGGTTTTGATccttttttcattctttgtttgATTAGTGAGTTTTGGGATTTCATATGTATTTGGGTTGAATGGGATTCCATATGTATTTGGGTTGATTTGGCCAGTTTGACATTtctttggatttgggtttttaattGGAGGTTGGTTACTTGATGATGGTGGTTGGGTGGGTTGATGATGGAGGCTAGTTGCTTGATGATGGTGGTTGGGTGGGTTGATAATAGTGGTAGATCTCATTGATGGTGGCTAGGTGGGTTAATGATGGGTGTGGTCTAATCGTTGATGGTGGCTAGGTGTTGGTGATTTTGGGTTGTGTTGAATTGTGAGAGGGTAGAGAGGAGTGTgaaggaaataataataaaaatgtaaaagaattaatatttttattgaataaatgtttaGAATAGCTAAATtgatgtgggtattttgtaaaagtgagtgtgtaaaatatgattttttttttttttgtgcaaaatagaAGAAATTTTACACCCATTGATGCAATTGCTCTTAACTTCTAATTTGAACAATCCAATCACATATTAGGATGGGAGGGgtaattcatcaaaaaaaattattcataaaaacaaAGGATAGGAGAGGTAATTCTTGGATCTAGTGCTCCAATGTACTTACTCATTACAATGATAATGTGGTAAAAAACCAAGGGTCTTATAGTTAAATTAGCACCTCTCCATGTgcttgtaattatctctaaaaaaataaggaTTGTGTTAACGAGCACCTTAAGGTGCTCGTTAACaacttttttgacttttttggtaactttttgtcttttctgcagctttatatcatttttttccgATTTTATAAGTTGTAGAGCGAACTTCAtagtaagaaaaaataaataaaataaaatgcggGGTTacttttatgtctttttcttttatttatttaatttttttattaaatgagtcCCTCATTAAGGAAACCTTAACAAGCACTGCACGGTGCTTATTTaacatttcccaaaaaaataatactttgAGGAAATCAATGCACTAGATCACTAGACTCAGGCTAAGTCTAggtagaaaattgaaataacaaaaggtataaatttagcatttaataaaattaatggaCATGTGACATGTGTTTATTTATAGAGTATATAgtagaacaagaaaaataagatagaagatttgaactctcCAAAACATGTGCATGACATTAAATGAAGCGGACCCCGACACTATGTATAAGTGTTGCTACTAGCATAGGTAATTAGTGATACATAGAAGTTCCTCTGTACAAGATAGATtgtttataaattgaaatttaaagaggggggggggggggggggggggggggggtggggggaatTACTCTTAAAGTCTAAGCAATTATtctaaaatattcaaatatttttgcgTTTAAAGGAACATAGAGCATCTCTATCATTTAATTAGAAGCAGTCAGTTGAAAACCAAAGGGTTTCACCTTGTTCATAACCTAATTCAAATAAGGACCtatttattgtttgattaaaaTATTCTAGTTATGCGGGACCAGAGTATCTAACAAAATAATCCTCAGTAATCAGTGCATacatatttcattatttttatatgcatCCTAGTGCACGTTGCGTAATTCTAATACCTCCATTCAatttcacccaaaaaagaaTTCCAAGtagtctatttttttttgatcttttaaattcaattttgaaattattggacatttgcgtgtttttttttttttaatatttcctaCCCTTTGAGGTCTTTCAAGAACGTTGCAACCCATACAGCAAGCATAAAATTTTGCCACACGCATTCCACCTGATTCATTTGCCGTAGAACGAACTTAGCCAAACATCTAAACTATCACTTTATGTTTATAGCATATAAACATAAAGTAATTAGGGTCCATAAAGTAAACCTGTCAATTTATGTTTATAGCATACAAATCAATGAAGGAAAGAGGGAAAAgcacaagaaaaaataattccGTATACACTATCACTTTACTATACACTGGAAAATCAATTCAAAAGCAATAATTGTACAAGAGATAACCTTGGTGATTTTATGTCTAGGAGAATAGTACACTGAAAAGGTTGCCCGAATATCCAATGGGAGGCACAGAACTACTGGCTTCAACACTCCACACAGAGGATATGGGGTGACGAGAGTTATATCACTCACAACAAAAAACCAGCTACATTGAATTTGGAACAATGTTTTGCATGCCTAATCGCTCGGTTCTTGGAAAAACTCAAGAGGTATTGAAGAAAGGCAGTACTTCTTTGCCACGAACTTGTActaattcaaagaaaaaaagattcaGTTTAGAGCAGTCCATATAAATACCAAATATATATGATCGCAGTGAATTATAGCCAAGTTCATAGTCTATTTTCATTTGGAAGCCATCACAAGTTTATACTTTATACAACGTAATCCAGTAAGTCATTACCATAGCTCAAGCAACAAATTTTGTCAGGAAACTGCTTAATTTGAGGTGCACCACGCACCTATGTGCAAGTCATGTGATTCTTTTTATGTGGcaaatgtaaaataataatttcaaaatagaaCTGCATTAGCTCCTGGCCAAATGCAAACTTGCAAGATTACTACCCTCTAATTTGTGGAAAGCTTGATCACTTGCATTAATCGGGCTTTTTAACATCTCATGGAAATTGACAAATCTATTAAATTTCATGGTGTTAAATGATTCAACATAAGTGTTGTGTTAAGCTCTTTAGAGTGTAAATATCTTGTTTAAGAATCATCTGAGCACGTATTTAAAATTCAGCACCAAACTGCTGTCTATATTATTTTGGTGATGTGATGCCTCttattagaagttttaatgTTAAACAGAGTCAAAtagttcagttttttttttttttggataggtagtaagaattttattgaaatagaaGAACATCGTATTCACGATGATGAAAAGTCGAATAGCTCAGTTCCTTTTGATGCTCAACACCACTACTTAAttccaattattctttttttttttttttggttggataaCATAGGGAACCTTTCTAGAGAAGAACCCTTTGGACTCACCTCTTGCCAGTAAAATCTAtaggcaattttttttcttttttgataagtaaaaaccTATGGGCAACTAACCCCACCCTACAAAATTCACTTTCAAAGAGTTTCATTCATACTGCTTCAATATTTTCATGTCACTCATATGATCCTGCTTATAATCCCCATGCAAACTTCATGATAATAATTAGGTGTgaattttattcttatatatcATCACTGAGCACAGTGTATCATGTAATAAGACATGGCTGTTAAATGCAATCATAGCAAAACATGTCGTTAAAACTTTCTGGAACCAGATCATAACTGGAGAAGTTATAGAAGTAATCAAAGGGCTTGTGTAGGACTGATTTAGAATATATGGTGAAAATGCATCTCACACTTCAATCCACACACGGAGAGAGATAGTGGTTATTCATACCTTATGCTGGCTGTACTTCTCCCTAATTGCAGGTAGATTAGAATTACTGCCATTATGGCAGAGGCTATGTAGTGCCTTGACGCAGTCACTCAAATCAGAAGCTTGGTAAAGTGTGTAATGCCTCAGCGTAGAATTCTGTACCAGTATATATACAGAATCAAACTATATTACAATACATTATCAGAGGAGATGGATCAAAAAACATACCCAGGGTTTCTTTGCAGGGAGAAGTATAAATTTGGCTAAGAAAGTAGCAGAAGCAGCTACTAGTGATGGGGCATAATGAAGCATGCCATATTCTAGAAGAGACAACTCTCCGAGGTAGTTGGCCAAGCACTCCAAGTGCATTGAtggaacctaaaaaataaaaaataaaagaagcagGTAAAATCAGCACAAGTAACAAGATTTCGATTACCACCACCatgaaaccaaacaaaatatCATTACCgtcatattttaatataatctaataccaaaaaagttacaaaataaaCAGAACTCTGTATcccatatattttaaaaatacagaAGTTAGTTAGTCAcaaatattaattgaaaattttttactataaaactGTAATCAACAGCCAAAAATCCACTGAGATGACAAATAAAAAAGTTCTTAAACCAAGCAAGTCCTGAAGAAATGACATAAAACTGAAGTATTAAAAGCAATTTAGCCCAAGAAAAAAATACCTCACTGGTCGCTTgagcaacacaaacaaatcgcCTGAACAATTGTCATGAATCACAAAAGTCAAAACCCAAAGCAACAGAAATGAAGTTTCTCTTGGTATATTAGGTAGCTATTACCTCAAAAAACATTTAGCTGTCGGGGCTGTCATTTCAAACTTCAAGTAATTCAGAACAGCAGATTCCATTTGCAAAACCTGCAGAAATTACATGGGCCAATTATTATGAAGATAGGACAAATGAGGCAACACAAAGAAGCATATAAGAGTAAAATCTCAGATGATAGAAACAAACCTCATCCTTTAAGTATGTGTTATCAGTTATGTAACAGAACTCGTCCACAGTTGGTGCACAGATCTCCTCATACTTACTGGCAAGACAATTGCCCCTCAAGTTACTAATCATACTTCTTATCATTATGAAAATTTAGATCAGCAGATGCACAccaatagagagagagagagagagagagagagagtttaataAGTAAGAACATCTACAGACTACGGTAAAAGCTTACGCTGCAATCATCATGCATGCAACACCAAGCAATTGCAATTGCTTCCTATTCACCGAATTTCCAGAAAGATAACGATCAATGTAGTTGACAGTCAAAAAAAGTGTATCAGGCACAAGCCGATACTCTTCAGCAACCTACAGATAACAACATAAGGTAAGATAACCAATTATAAGACCAAAATAGCTGCACAATTATAAAGAATGTTTgatgatattgccaatgagcaTTTTTATAATGCAATGGTAAATCTGAAAAATATAACCCTGAAAAATGGGGTGGAGAAGATGGAAATTGCTTGGATTATATAAATCACCCTGGCAATATCATCACCCACCGTAAATTACCTCCACAAGCCAATCAATCAGTATCGCACGCATGGTGACATTAACATCTTTTTGGATCCTTTCTATGAAGTCTGTGGAAGGTCTTCTATTAGcctaaaaccccaaaaaattgaataaatcaCAAGAAGCAGAAGTTAGAAAGATGAATGTTCTTTAATTAGTAGTAAGCAGGAAAATTGACAATTTGACATAATAAGGAATACATAACACATTCAATATAGTGTGGAAAAGTATGTTTACCTCAGATGCACGCAAGTGCTTGTAGATATCACAAGCAATAGTTGCACAAAACTTTGGGTCCGAGAAATTGTTATCAATATCAACAACTTCATCAAATGTTTCCTGCTCCAGAAGTATACCTCTTTTGCAGACATCCCCTAAAAATCAAGATTATGTAGAAGTACaattgtgattaaaaaaaattaaagttttcaAATGCTGATAGTGAAAATAAGTTAGGATTTTAAGTTAGGAGTGTAAACAATTAGACCCCATGTTTATTATCATTTTAGTCTATATTCAAAATCAGCAACTATTtccaaaattacaaactaaataAATACTAATTCTAAATTACAGGTTTACATATATCtttgtattctaattttaaaAGAGCATAACAACAAATACTCTAGATATGCACTTTGCAGGTAATAAAGTGAAACaagactttttgttttttgtataagtgaaaataaaacaagatatgatGGCCCATGTTGGCCAAGAGTATTCAGGGCATATATTAATGAGGAAGACCCTcaacatataaaaattatgatagaaagagagaaaattatgCAAGCAAAATCTAAATCTTTTAGAAAAAGAAACCTGCTTTTTCAGCATTATCTGAAATGTAGAGACTGTTACTTGTCTTTCTTTCAATCGATGTAACTGCATAAGTGTCCTCGTTATCAATATATTCAAACACTGGACTCTTCAAAGAATCACAAGTAGACATGCTCTCATCCAAAGAAATGGAACCACTAACTGATCTACTTGGAGAAACATCCATGCCTCTGGGTGCATGAATTATGCTATTCGAAGCAGTAAGAACAGCATCCATGCAGCATGGAGCAGGAAGGGCTGCAACAGTAGCCATAGGTTGATCGCTTCTTGTGAAAGATCTATCCTTGGTTGGAACCAAGACACTTGATTTCACACTCAAAGATTCTGGCTTTATTTTCCCAGGGAAGCCAGTATTCTCAGTGGAAGCAGAAAATTCCTTCTTAGTCTTGGCAATTTTAGCCACACATGGTACCTTCAGATATATAACTTAAATCAATCTTTTTCAGAAAATCTAAAACAAGTACTACAATATGTGTGGCAATAAGTTCAAAGCTAAAACTTATGTCCCATGTCAATATATATGAAAGATCAGATACTATAAAAATGATTGAAGGGAAAATGAACACCATATACTGATATACATCTCCGTCTTTCCAAATATTGGTCAAAAGCACTATCCATCCTTTAGAACAGaatcatcaaaataaaatacatagtcACTGCCAAAACCAATATAACCTCATTATTCAGAATCCTATAAATGTTTTACATTTATCAAAATTTCCAACtaaatttttctcttcttttttttttttggtggcaaaAGCCCACCTAGAAAGCTATGCAATAAAGAACTGGTTTGAATTCATTAAGAAAACAGgtttaatttacattttttaaaaaaaattcttaacaCCATCAAGAAACATAAATGAATGTATTTCAAGATGAATCCAAAATTCACAATAACTGTTGCACATATAacaaaaattccaaaaccaGTTATATGAATTTAAACATAATTAATGTATAGCGTAAAAATGGGCATGTACAAAGAATAGAAACTATGTAATTGATTTGCCAAGATGTTCATATGCAAAaccataaatgatttttttctttttttggatatgtACATACTGGGAGAGTGGGGAGGTGGAGTTTGAACTTTTAACCCTAGACAGGGAGCACCAAAAAGGATGCCATTACCACTAGGTTACCAATTGAACCCCACAAACCATGAATGTTTCTTGGTCGAACCAAACCATGCTATAATATAAGACAGACATGTCTATGTACACCATAAACAGTTTTACAGACAAACTTAACCCAAAATAATTATGAATCTATAGACATTGACCTAGATTTTATGATTAGTAACAAAAATGGTAATATGGGCTTATCCACATCTTCTCAAGTGAAAGTGTTTCTTTATCTCTGTGACTTGTTTAGTTGTTACTGTAAAACAAAAAGTCTGTCGAAACTCGGAAATtcataaaataagtaaaaatgatTGGGCAACCTGTGTGTCTCTATTCAGAAAGAagcaccaattgattttttaaatacaagaaattttaaaatctaaaacataaattatattttcatttcaagAAACAACAAGTGAGAATCTAAAATTAACATGAATACATATCATAATCACTCCAAAAAAGATATAATCaataatcaaatttaaaaataaataaataaaagagggtTATATATGTtgaattaatttaaagaaataaagaatacCAGAGGCTTGGACGATGAGGTTGAGGAGCGTGAATTAGTAGTGTGAGGGCCATTTCTTTGATTTGTGACATCAACAAGAGCGGGTCGTTTCTTTGCCAATTGGGGCTTCGTCACTTTCTTTATTGGATACTCCGAAACCGATGATGGCTTCTTGGACGAAGATGacgatgaagaagaagaatatggtGGCGGACGACGGCTTCGGGTCGACATTTCGGGTTGGAACCCTAACCCGGATTCCCCTGCAAGAAAGGGTTTAGTACAGTGCTTTTTATATCATATAAACCAAGAATGAAGAAACCGaaccccaaaacaaaaacaaaaaacaacacacgcacacacaaccaaaaaaaaaaaaaagacaaagaaaaagcaATAGAGGATGAAAACCGAACTAAAAGAATCTGCTGTTGAAGAATTTTGGAGTGAAGTTTTGGCTTCTGTGATTGTTCAAGAATTTTGGGAAGAactagagaaagagagagagcgagttttttttttaatattttattgaagaGCAATGGAGCGCGAAACGTGTGGGTTTGAAAGGATGGGAGATCGTGACCGTCTGTTTTTTGGTAGGAGGGATCTTGACCGTCAATCTACATGAAGTTATGACACATGAGAGCCAGTTTTGGTGGGACAAAAGTGTAATGCTACATAAGTACAACtttgtgccacaactcgccATGTGGCGATGGCGAATTGTGATTGGTGGAGGTATAATAGTTGTGATTGGTGGAAGTATAATGGTGGGCCATGTGAGGACACATTTTCACCACTCAAGGTTTCTCTCGCTAAGTCAGAAAGGTCTCTCCTTTCTCTGTTCTTAGCCTGTAGAATTTTTTTGTCCCCCCTGTACTGGTGGTGCTTGGGTTCGCTGGAGGTAATTAGTTTACCTTAGAGCTTGTCTTGTCCCTTTCGTGGGGTTCTTGGgaaattcttctttcttttccccttctttctcttttccgtttttttctctttgttcttTTCTCAAGTAATGGAGGAGTTAACAACtacctggaagaacctttctCTAAGTGAGAGAGAAGGTTCTAAATTCTCCCTTCAGAATCAACACAAATCTGAGGAATTTATAGTTGCAGCTAAGTTTCTTACGAAACACGTTCTGAATATAGAAGCGGTTGCCAAAACTTTCAAGCAGCTCTGGAGATCTTCTGAGGGTTTTCAGATGAGGAAACTCGATGACCACTTGGTATTATTCATGTTTAAGAAGGAAGGAGACCTGGCACGGGTTCTGCAGAGTGAGTCTTGGTGTTTTGATAAACACTTGGTGGTTTTACAGAGGTACGATCAAGATGTTTCAGTGAATGATCTTAAGTTTGATAGAGCTACTTTCTGGGTTCAAGTTCACAATATTCCGATTGGATACATGTCTAGAGAAGTGGCTGAGTCCATTTGTGACACTGTTGGGGTTGTTTGTCAATCTACTTGAGGGGTGGAGGCGGATGGTGGTAGATTTATACATGTTAAGGTGAGTTTGGATATCTCCCTCCCCCTATGTCTCGGTCGGTTGATTACTTTGGAAGATGGAAAGAAGCATTGGGTTAGTTTCAAATACGAACGCCTTCCCAATATATGTTACTGGTGTGGTCGTTTGGATCACAATGATAAGGACTGTGATTTATGGATTCAGAGTAAAGGCTCTCCAACAGAGGAGGACAAGCAATATAGTCATATGATGAGAGCGTCTCCATATAAATCCTACATTAAGCCAGTGGTCTTTGTCCCTGGTTTTTACGAGAAGGATGTGAATCCTAGTTCTAGTTTTGGTGGGTCTGAAAAGGGTCAGGCGACGAAGGGGTTTCCCGGTCACTTGCCGTCGACAGAGTTAAATCCAGTGATGGAAGTGGATAGGCAGGAGGAGACCATTAATGCGGATGCTACGCTGGTAGTGTCAGTGACACGGATTGATGGAGACTTGACGTATGAAACTCAATTAAATCCCGCTCCCTCCTCTCCCTCAATGGCCAGCTGCCAGCCTAGCGAAACTTACGCTATCCCAAAAGTAGGTGTCTCCTTGTTGAGTGAGGCAGAAGCTACCCTCAAGTCCTCCAACTCGGTAAAGTTGCCAAAAAACATGGGTACCTTCGCTGATGGCAATCCTTTCCTAGCAAAACTCCAAGAGATTAATCGTGACATAATGAAATTTGATCCGTGTCCATGCGCGAATCTTGGCGACTTGATAGCGAGGGAGTCCTGTTTTGATGAGCTGGTGGCTGCTCAGGGTAAGGTGGAAGACGAAATAGGTAAGCCTCAGTCAGTTGGGCCACTTCTAACTGAGCCCATTCTCCCTTCAATTGAGGTTAACTGTCCCATTAGTAGCCCCCCCCCTCTAGGACTTAACAAATTCTAATGGGCCGCTTTCTAGTCAAAAGCCCAAAAGAATCTCTAAACCAATTAAGCCCACTACTCCTTCCCTCTCGGTTACTTCGGTTAGTGCTACAAAGAGAGAGCATTTCCTAGAAGACATTCTAGATACcccaattaagaaaaaaagaggcgTGTGCTTTAATGTCTCTCCCCTCTCTGATGCTCCATCGATGGTGGCTATC
This genomic interval carries:
- the LOC142618980 gene encoding cyclin-A1-4-like translates to MSTRSRRPPPYSSSSSSSSSKKPSSVSEYPIKKVTKPQLAKKRPALVDVTNQRNGPHTTNSRSSTSSSKPLVPCVAKIAKTKKEFSASTENTGFPGKIKPESLSVKSSVLVPTKDRSFTRSDQPMATVAALPAPCCMDAVLTASNSIIHAPRGMDVSPSRSVSGSISLDESMSTCDSLKSPVFEYIDNEDTYAVTSIERKTSNSLYISDNAEKAGDVCKRGILLEQETFDEVVDIDNNFSDPKFCATIACDIYKHLRASEANRRPSTDFIERIQKDVNVTMRAILIDWLVEVAEEYRLVPDTLFLTVNYIDRYLSGNSVNRKQLQLLGVACMMIAAKYEEICAPTVDEFCYITDNTYLKDEVLQMESAVLNYLKFEMTAPTAKCFLRRFVCVAQATSEVPSMHLECLANYLGELSLLEYGMLHYAPSLVAASATFLAKFILLPAKKPWNSTLRHYTLYQASDLSDCVKALHSLCHNGSNSNLPAIREKYSQHKYKFVAKKYCLSSIPLEFFQEPSD